One genomic segment of Actinoplanes ianthinogenes includes these proteins:
- a CDS encoding leucyl aminopeptidase, translated as MTQPSLSLVDTDPAELAVDAIVIGLHSQPDQDGALLPASGAESIAAAFDGKLTSTLALLGATGAPGEVTKLATLGTVTAPLVVAVGLGDEPSGSAPDLETLRRGTGAAVRALAGSATVALALPVPDDADAPAVLRATLEGALLGGYRFAGYKTKPQKGRREPVGALQVHVPDAADEAAQAELTRAAVVGRAVRQARDWVNMPPNMLRPATFADLIAEAAGEAGLAVEVLDFEQLKAGGYGGIVAVGQGSEAPPRLVKLTYTPEGVAEPKRVALIGKGITFDTGGVSIKPAAGMWEMKSDMAGAAAVAATMLAIAAVKPGVAVSGYLAIAENMPSGSAYRPGDVITMFNGKRVEVFNTDAEGRMVLGDAMARACADGADYLFETSTLTGGQVISLGKRISGLMGSEEATALVKSAGDAVGEPSWPMPLPDDVRKGMESEIADICQTNANLDRAGHMLQGGVFLREFVAPGVEWAHIDIAGPGYHSGEATGYWTKGGTGVPVRTLLRVVESL; from the coding sequence GTGACCCAGCCCAGCCTCAGCCTGGTCGACACCGACCCGGCCGAATTGGCGGTCGATGCCATCGTCATCGGCCTGCACAGCCAGCCCGACCAGGACGGCGCCCTGCTTCCGGCGTCCGGCGCGGAGAGCATCGCCGCGGCGTTCGACGGGAAGCTGACCTCGACGCTGGCGCTGCTCGGCGCGACCGGCGCGCCCGGTGAGGTGACCAAGCTGGCCACGCTCGGCACGGTCACCGCGCCGCTGGTGGTCGCCGTGGGTCTGGGCGACGAGCCGTCCGGGTCCGCGCCCGACCTGGAGACGCTGCGCCGGGGCACCGGCGCCGCGGTGCGCGCGCTGGCCGGCAGCGCCACGGTGGCGCTGGCCCTGCCGGTGCCGGACGACGCGGACGCCCCGGCGGTGCTGCGGGCGACGCTGGAGGGCGCGCTGCTCGGTGGCTACCGGTTCGCCGGCTACAAGACCAAGCCGCAGAAGGGCCGCCGGGAGCCGGTGGGCGCGTTGCAGGTGCACGTGCCGGACGCCGCCGACGAGGCGGCCCAGGCCGAGCTGACCCGAGCCGCGGTGGTCGGCCGCGCGGTCCGGCAGGCCCGGGACTGGGTCAACATGCCGCCGAACATGCTGCGCCCGGCGACCTTCGCCGACCTGATCGCGGAGGCCGCCGGCGAGGCCGGGCTGGCCGTCGAGGTGCTCGACTTCGAGCAGCTCAAGGCCGGTGGGTACGGCGGCATCGTGGCGGTCGGCCAGGGTTCCGAGGCGCCGCCGCGGCTGGTCAAGCTGACCTACACGCCGGAGGGTGTCGCCGAGCCGAAGCGGGTCGCGCTGATCGGCAAGGGCATCACGTTCGACACCGGTGGCGTGAGCATCAAGCCGGCCGCCGGCATGTGGGAGATGAAGTCGGACATGGCCGGGGCGGCCGCGGTCGCCGCGACCATGCTGGCGATCGCCGCGGTCAAGCCGGGGGTCGCCGTCTCCGGTTACCTGGCGATCGCGGAGAACATGCCGTCCGGGTCGGCGTACCGGCCGGGCGACGTGATCACGATGTTCAACGGCAAGCGGGTCGAGGTGTTCAACACCGACGCCGAGGGCCGCATGGTGCTCGGCGACGCGATGGCCCGGGCCTGCGCGGACGGCGCCGACTACCTGTTCGAGACGTCCACCCTGACCGGCGGGCAGGTGATCTCGCTGGGCAAGCGGATCTCCGGCCTGATGGGCTCGGAGGAGGCCACCGCGCTGGTCAAGTCGGCCGGCGACGCGGTCGGCGAGCCGTCCTGGCCGATGCCGCTGCCGGACGACGTGCGCAAGGGCATGGAGTCGGAGATCGCCGACATCTGCCAGACCAACGCCAACCTGGACCGCGCCGGGCACATGCTCCAGGGTGGCGTGTTCCTGCGCGAGTTCGTGGCGCCGGGCGTGGAGTGGGCGCACATCGACATCGCCGGTCCGGGGTACCACTCCGGCGAGGCGACCGGGTACTGGACCAAGGGCGGGACCGGCGTGCCGGTCCGCACCCTGCTGCGCGTGGTCGAGAGTCTCTGA
- the gcvT gene encoding glycine cleavage system aminomethyltransferase GcvT — protein sequence MSAELFRSPLHERHVALGAKLAPFGGWEMPLEYAGGGVLKEHAAVREAAGVFDVSHLGKARVTGPGAAEFVNSCLTNDLARIAPGKAQYTLCCDESGGVVDDLIAYLYGPDDVFLIPNAANTAEVVRRLAAAAPAGVSVTGQHRDHAILAVQGPESASVLSRLGLPTDHEYMSFTEATLGDATLIVCRTGYTGEHGYELVIRWDSATTVWDALIGAGVRPCGLGARDTLRTEMGYPLHGQELSLDISPVQARAGWAVGWSKPAFWGRDALLAEKAAGPRRQLRGLELTGRGIPRGHMAVYADGVQVGETTSGTFSPTKKAGIALALIDTAPALPDGTLVEIDIRGRRTEARLVKPPFVQPSVR from the coding sequence ATGTCTGCCGAGTTGTTCCGCTCTCCGCTGCACGAACGCCACGTCGCGCTGGGGGCGAAACTCGCTCCGTTCGGCGGCTGGGAGATGCCGCTGGAGTACGCGGGCGGCGGCGTCCTCAAGGAGCACGCCGCGGTCCGCGAGGCGGCCGGCGTCTTCGACGTGTCGCACCTGGGCAAGGCGCGCGTGACGGGCCCTGGAGCGGCCGAGTTCGTCAACTCCTGCCTGACCAACGACCTGGCCCGGATCGCTCCCGGCAAGGCGCAGTACACGCTCTGCTGCGACGAGAGCGGCGGTGTGGTCGACGATCTGATCGCGTACCTCTACGGCCCCGACGACGTCTTCCTGATCCCGAACGCGGCGAACACCGCCGAGGTGGTCCGCCGTCTCGCCGCCGCGGCCCCGGCGGGCGTCTCGGTGACCGGGCAGCACCGCGACCACGCGATCCTCGCCGTCCAGGGCCCGGAGTCCGCGTCCGTCCTGAGCCGGCTCGGCCTGCCCACCGACCACGAGTACATGTCGTTCACCGAGGCGACGCTCGGCGACGCCACGCTGATCGTCTGCCGCACCGGCTACACCGGCGAGCACGGCTACGAGCTGGTCATTCGCTGGGACTCGGCGACCACGGTCTGGGACGCGCTGATCGGTGCCGGGGTACGGCCGTGCGGGCTCGGCGCGCGCGACACCCTGCGTACCGAAATGGGTTATCCCTTGCACGGCCAGGAACTCTCCCTGGACATCTCCCCGGTCCAGGCCCGCGCCGGCTGGGCGGTCGGCTGGTCCAAGCCCGCCTTCTGGGGCCGCGACGCCCTGCTCGCCGAGAAGGCGGCCGGCCCGCGCCGCCAGCTGCGCGGCCTGGAGCTGACCGGCCGCGGCATCCCGCGCGGCCACATGGCCGTGTACGCGGACGGCGTCCAGGTCGGCGAGACCACCAGCGGCACCTTCTCGCCGACGAAGAAGGCCGGCATCGCCCTGGCCCTGATCGACACCGCCCCGGCCCTCCCGGACGGCACCCTGGTCGAGATCGACATCCGCGGCCGGCGCACCGAGGCCCGCCTGGTCAAGCCGCCGTTCGTGCAGCCCTCGGTCCGCTGA
- a CDS encoding adenosylcobinamide-GDP ribazoletransferase encodes MIDGLRLAVTTLTVLPVRGGRVDRPAAAVAMGLAPLVGALLGLALAALHEGLRALGAPGMVAGGVTVAVGALLTRGLHLDGLADTVDALGSYRSGPAALEIMKKPDIGPFGVVALVAVLLIQAAAISAVGWWALVIAWSTGRLAITLACRRGVPAARPDGLGALVAATVPVPVALLAVAVVAAAAIPAVPGRLWQGPLAVAVAVSGVLVLLRHCARRFGGITGDVLGACVETATTVTVIALSLR; translated from the coding sequence GTGATCGACGGGCTGCGGCTGGCGGTCACCACGCTGACCGTGCTGCCGGTGCGTGGCGGCCGGGTGGACCGGCCGGCCGCCGCCGTCGCGATGGGTCTCGCGCCGCTGGTCGGCGCGCTGCTCGGGCTGGCGCTCGCGGCCCTGCACGAGGGGCTGCGGGCGCTCGGCGCGCCCGGCATGGTCGCCGGTGGGGTTACGGTGGCCGTGGGGGCGCTGCTGACCCGCGGGCTGCACCTCGACGGGCTGGCCGACACGGTGGATGCGCTCGGCTCCTACCGGTCCGGCCCCGCCGCCCTGGAAATCATGAAAAAACCGGATATCGGGCCATTTGGCGTCGTGGCGCTCGTGGCGGTCCTGCTCATCCAGGCGGCCGCGATCTCAGCGGTCGGCTGGTGGGCGCTGGTGATCGCCTGGAGCACCGGACGGCTCGCGATCACGCTGGCCTGTCGGCGCGGGGTGCCGGCGGCCCGCCCGGACGGGCTGGGCGCGCTGGTGGCCGCCACGGTGCCGGTGCCGGTCGCCCTGCTCGCCGTCGCGGTCGTCGCGGCGGCGGCGATTCCCGCGGTGCCGGGCCGCCTCTGGCAGGGACCGCTCGCTGTGGCGGTCGCGGTCTCCGGCGTTCTGGTGCTGCTGCGGCACTGCGCGCGGCGGTTCGGCGGCATCACCGGGGATGTGCTGGGCGCTTGCGTCGAGACCGCCACCACGGTGACGGTCATCGCGCTGTCGCTGCGCTGA